Proteins from a genomic interval of uncultured Desulfuromusa sp.:
- a CDS encoding heavy metal translocating P-type ATPase, translating to MTQSSASIQESNVKSDHISRTTKNSFSISGMGCSSCVAKIEKTLKKTTGVVRAQVNFASETATVEFAPEQTDRRNLIRIIESLGYKVTDSQSDDPVAEDKSNRESELKNLQLRFLLGLGLVIPLFLLVHWNNIGLDNIMPLTKQNNFLLQFLIQTPIQFWIGRQFYRGAWSALKNRTSDMNTLIATGTSAAYIYSVLVTFVPSLFTAAGIVSEVYFDTAGMIIVLILLGRLLEARAKGQTSEAIKKLIGLQAKTARVIREGQEFEIPIAEVVIDDTVIVRPGEKIPVDGIITMGASAVDESMVTGESIPVEKQIGDEVIGVTINKTGSFHFKATKIGKDTMLAQIIRMVQDAQGSKPPIARMADIIAAYFVPAVIVLALLTFIVWLLLGPNPALTYALLNFIAVMIIACPCALGLATPTAIMVGTGRGAELGILIRSGKALETTHKLETIVLDKTGTITKGKPTVTDMLVVDEFDKQELLRLAASAEKGSEHPLGEAIVRRAEEENLALAAVTDFIAVPGQGIKARIEGSHLLLGNVHLLHDNEVPLQTLEEQISNLAKDGKTPMLVAVDGKAVGIIAVADTVKETSARAIKALHQLGLEVIMLTGDNRSTAEAIGRTVGVDRVLAEVLPDQKAAEIERLQAEGKQVGMVGDGINDAPALVQADVGMAIGTGTDIAIEAADVTLISGDLIGVVNTIALSKTTIRNIKQNLFWAFAYNVLLIPVAAGVLFPFFGILLNPMFAAAAMGMSSLTVVSNAVRLRRFKAPVLQPG from the coding sequence CTCCTGAGCAAACTGACCGCAGGAACCTGATCAGGATAATTGAATCCCTGGGATATAAAGTCACTGATAGTCAGTCAGACGATCCTGTTGCAGAAGACAAGAGTAACCGAGAATCTGAATTGAAAAACTTACAGCTCAGATTTCTTCTCGGTCTGGGACTTGTCATCCCTCTGTTTTTACTGGTGCATTGGAATAACATCGGTCTTGACAACATTATGCCGCTCACCAAGCAGAACAATTTCCTGCTGCAATTTTTGATTCAAACCCCGATCCAGTTCTGGATCGGCCGGCAATTTTATCGGGGCGCGTGGAGTGCGCTGAAAAACAGAACCAGCGATATGAATACCCTGATCGCAACAGGAACCAGTGCAGCATACATTTACAGTGTTCTCGTAACCTTTGTCCCCTCCCTCTTTACGGCAGCGGGAATAGTTTCAGAAGTCTACTTTGATACGGCTGGAATGATTATTGTCCTGATCCTCCTCGGTCGCCTTCTTGAAGCCAGAGCCAAAGGACAAACCTCCGAAGCAATTAAGAAGTTAATCGGTTTACAGGCAAAAACGGCTCGGGTTATCAGAGAGGGACAGGAATTTGAAATCCCCATCGCAGAAGTGGTCATTGACGATACAGTGATAGTTCGTCCCGGAGAGAAAATCCCCGTTGACGGCATCATTACTATGGGAGCATCTGCTGTCGATGAATCAATGGTCACTGGTGAATCAATCCCGGTAGAAAAACAAATCGGAGATGAAGTCATTGGAGTCACGATCAATAAAACCGGCAGCTTCCACTTCAAGGCAACTAAGATTGGTAAGGACACCATGCTTGCCCAGATCATTCGTATGGTTCAGGACGCGCAAGGTTCAAAACCACCTATCGCAAGGATGGCTGATATTATCGCAGCTTACTTTGTTCCCGCAGTCATCGTCCTGGCACTGCTAACCTTTATCGTCTGGTTACTCTTGGGTCCAAATCCAGCCTTGACCTATGCGTTACTCAACTTCATTGCAGTCATGATCATTGCCTGTCCATGCGCCCTGGGATTGGCAACACCGACAGCAATCATGGTTGGAACCGGACGTGGAGCTGAATTAGGCATCTTGATCAGGAGCGGTAAAGCACTGGAGACAACCCACAAACTGGAGACAATTGTCCTGGATAAAACCGGAACAATCACCAAAGGGAAACCAACCGTGACCGATATGCTGGTGGTTGATGAATTCGACAAACAAGAACTCCTACGTTTAGCAGCCTCTGCTGAAAAAGGGTCCGAACACCCCCTCGGGGAAGCTATTGTCCGCAGGGCTGAAGAAGAGAATCTTGCTCTTGCTGCAGTGACCGACTTTATCGCGGTTCCGGGCCAAGGGATCAAAGCACGCATTGAAGGATCCCATTTGCTTCTGGGGAATGTTCATTTACTCCATGACAATGAGGTTCCCCTGCAAACGTTGGAGGAACAGATTTCGAATTTGGCCAAAGATGGCAAAACCCCGATGTTGGTTGCCGTCGATGGCAAAGCTGTCGGAATCATTGCAGTTGCAGATACGGTTAAAGAAACCTCTGCCCGAGCCATCAAGGCGCTGCATCAACTTGGACTGGAAGTGATCATGCTTACCGGAGACAATCGCAGCACCGCAGAGGCCATAGGCCGAACTGTTGGCGTCGACAGGGTTCTGGCTGAGGTTTTGCCCGATCAGAAAGCAGCCGAGATTGAAAGACTTCAAGCTGAAGGAAAGCAGGTTGGTATGGTCGGAGATGGCATCAATGATGCGCCGGCCCTGGTTCAGGCTGATGTGGGGATGGCTATCGGTACCGGAACGGATATCGCTATCGAAGCGGCGGACGTCACCTTGATCAGTGGTGATCTCATTGGGGTTGTCAACACCATCGCTTTGAGCAAGACAACCATTCGCAATATCAAACAAAACCTCTTCTGGGCCTTTGCCTATAATGTTTTGCTGATCCCGGTTGCAGCCGGGGTGCTCTTTCCCTTCTTCGGAATACTTCTCAATCCGATGTTCGCGGCAGCGGCAATGGGAATGTCATCACTCACTGTTGTCAGTAACGCGGTAAGGCTGAGACGGTTCAAAGCCCCCGTCCTGCAACCGGGATAA
- a CDS encoding heavy metal-responsive transcriptional regulator produces the protein MNGLTIGKVAKKAGLGIETVRFYEREGLIKPLARSASNYRLYADEGVIRLRFIKRAKTLGFTLREIKELLLLRADPGATKGDVKAQIEEKIIDIDERIKDLQHIQRTLKALDSCCDGHGSTDDCPILAALEGTEALDETLS, from the coding sequence ATGAACGGGTTGACGATAGGAAAAGTCGCAAAAAAAGCCGGATTGGGGATTGAAACGGTGCGTTTCTATGAGCGGGAAGGATTGATAAAACCCCTCGCCAGAAGTGCATCAAATTATCGCCTTTATGCAGATGAAGGGGTTATCCGGTTACGTTTTATCAAACGGGCCAAAACCTTGGGCTTTACCTTGCGTGAAATTAAGGAGTTACTTCTTCTGCGTGCTGATCCCGGTGCCACAAAGGGGGACGTTAAGGCACAGATTGAAGAAAAAATCATTGATATTGATGAGCGGATCAAAGATTTACAACACATTCAAAGAACGCTTAAAGCCCTTGATTCTTGCTGTGATGGTCATGGTTCTACAGACGATTGCCCCATTCTCGCAGCCCTGGAAGGGACAGAAGCGTTGGATGAAACGTTATCCTAA
- a CDS encoding ATP-binding protein → MKPDYRIITIALLIVIISWLHYSTTIHAYHYHDIYRRLYYLPIVLAGLWFRLRGGIGVAVLVSLIYIPHILLQWGQQGNLPLEQYLELVLYNIIGSLTGYLAQKEWQQKTRYQETAQHLEDSYDQLREQTDMLIRSEQQLEKATRLSALGELSASLAHEIRNPLASIRLSSDNLRDSATNNPNETEYLDILSTEVERLNQVVEHYLSLARNGQTQQQQIDLNQTLEEVLQLISQQATSQNIELIFEKKELPPLNGEQVQLKQAFLNLALNALKAMPDGGILSISSVFDNDHLTIIFADTGHGVAADKLEEIFTPFYSTNSNGTGLGLAITRRIIESHGGRIKAEISTPGMHFRITLQAIWSEHE, encoded by the coding sequence ATGAAACCTGATTATCGCATTATCACAATCGCCCTGCTGATTGTCATTATCTCCTGGCTGCACTACTCAACAACCATTCACGCCTACCATTACCACGACATCTATCGTCGACTCTATTATCTTCCTATCGTCCTTGCCGGTCTCTGGTTTCGCCTGCGCGGAGGCATCGGTGTGGCTGTGCTGGTGTCGTTGATCTACATTCCCCATATCCTCCTGCAATGGGGGCAGCAAGGCAACCTGCCGCTGGAACAGTATCTGGAGTTGGTCCTCTACAACATCATTGGCAGCCTCACCGGATACCTGGCACAAAAAGAATGGCAGCAAAAAACCCGCTATCAAGAAACGGCCCAACACTTGGAAGACAGCTATGATCAATTACGGGAACAGACTGATATGCTCATTCGCAGTGAACAACAACTGGAAAAAGCAACCCGACTTTCTGCGTTGGGTGAATTGTCTGCAAGCCTCGCCCATGAGATTCGCAACCCGTTGGCATCGATCCGGCTATCCTCAGATAATCTACGCGATTCAGCGACGAACAACCCAAATGAGACTGAATATCTGGACATTCTCAGCACCGAGGTAGAACGCCTCAATCAGGTGGTCGAACACTACCTGTCACTCGCCCGGAACGGCCAAACACAGCAACAGCAAATCGATCTCAATCAGACCCTCGAAGAAGTGCTGCAATTGATTTCTCAACAAGCGACAAGTCAAAACATAGAGTTGATTTTTGAAAAAAAGGAGCTGCCACCGCTTAATGGTGAACAGGTGCAACTCAAGCAGGCATTCCTCAATCTGGCCCTGAACGCCCTGAAAGCAATGCCGGACGGCGGTATTCTGAGTATCAGCAGTGTTTTTGATAACGATCACCTGACAATTATTTTCGCAGATACTGGGCACGGTGTTGCAGCAGATAAACTGGAAGAGATTTTTACCCCGTTCTACTCAACCAACAGCAACGGTACCGGTCTCGGTCTGGCCATCACCAGACGCATCATTGAATCACACGGCGGGAGGATTAAAGCCGAAATCAGCACCCCCGGGATGCATTTCCGCATCACCCTGCAGGCAATTTGGAGCGAACATGAATGA
- a CDS encoding sigma-54 dependent transcriptional regulator: MNERETVLVIDDDDSLRRVIELTLKSSGYQVATASNGETGLQLFEQLQPAVVITDVQMPDLSGYQVLARIKDSNPATIVIVITAFGTIEKAVRAMREGAHDYITKPFSREELKQVIARALRYRASQPLRSNFAENKTADKSLILGQSPAIEKLRVMLGQVARSHSTVLLEGESGVGKEVFAHEIHRLSDINNGPFIPVNCAAIPAELLESELFGHVKGAFTGALQNRTGKFEQAENGTLFLDEIGELPLALQPKLLRALQERIIEPVGGTAKTVNVRVIAATNRNLEQALTEKHFREDLYYRLAVITLDLPPLRERGDDIDLFIHHFMQKNGGDQVTINEDAMDLMRSYNWPGNIRELGNCIERMLVLRLGEQLTPLDLPPKIRKYSQQLPTTNDLHLPVQGIALADLEKQAVIDALEKNNWNQSKAASFLQIPRHTLIYRMEKYRIPKKRLSD, translated from the coding sequence ATGAATGAGAGAGAAACGGTCCTTGTGATCGACGACGATGACTCCTTGCGCCGGGTTATCGAACTAACTTTGAAAAGCTCCGGTTATCAAGTGGCAACAGCAAGCAACGGCGAAACGGGGCTGCAACTCTTTGAGCAACTGCAGCCGGCTGTCGTCATCACCGACGTGCAAATGCCTGACCTCTCAGGTTATCAGGTTCTCGCCCGTATCAAGGACAGCAATCCTGCCACCATCGTTATCGTCATCACCGCCTTCGGCACGATAGAAAAAGCGGTTCGTGCCATGCGCGAAGGGGCTCACGATTATATTACGAAACCCTTCAGCCGTGAGGAACTTAAGCAGGTCATTGCACGCGCTCTGAGGTACAGAGCCAGCCAACCACTTCGTTCCAACTTCGCTGAAAACAAAACCGCAGATAAATCTTTGATCCTCGGCCAGAGCCCCGCTATCGAGAAGCTGCGCGTTATGCTTGGCCAAGTGGCAAGAAGTCATTCGACGGTGTTACTTGAAGGGGAAAGCGGCGTCGGCAAGGAAGTTTTCGCTCACGAAATTCACCGCCTCAGCGACATCAACAATGGGCCATTTATCCCTGTTAACTGTGCAGCAATTCCCGCTGAGCTTTTGGAAAGTGAACTCTTCGGTCATGTTAAAGGGGCCTTTACCGGGGCACTCCAGAACCGCACCGGTAAATTTGAACAAGCCGAAAACGGAACCTTGTTTCTTGATGAAATCGGCGAACTCCCGTTGGCGCTACAACCAAAACTTCTCCGTGCTCTACAGGAACGCATCATTGAACCTGTCGGAGGAACGGCAAAAACAGTCAATGTCAGGGTCATTGCAGCAACAAACCGTAACCTGGAACAAGCACTGACCGAAAAGCACTTCCGCGAGGACCTTTACTATCGCCTGGCAGTGATCACCCTTGATCTCCCCCCACTTCGTGAACGCGGCGACGATATCGACCTCTTTATCCACCATTTCATGCAAAAAAACGGCGGTGATCAAGTTACCATTAACGAGGACGCCATGGATCTTATGCGCAGTTACAACTGGCCCGGCAATATCCGTGAGCTGGGAAATTGCATTGAACGGATGCTTGTTCTGCGCCTTGGCGAACAGTTGACACCTCTCGACCTGCCTCCGAAAATCCGTAAATATAGTCAACAACTCCCCACAACCAACGACCTGCACCTGCCCGTACAAGGAATAGCTTTGGCTGATCTGGAAAAACAGGCCGTTATTGATGCCCTCGAAAAAAACAACTGGAACCAGTCAAAGGCAGCATCATTTTTACAGATTCCCCGCCACACCCTGATCTACCGCATGGAGAAATACCGGATTCCCAAAAAACGACTGTCCGACTGA